Within the Methanobacterium sp. BRmetb2 genome, the region TTACTGTTCTTATCATGGTTTATGACATATTTCATATTTCACAGTACATTTGCAGTTAAAGTTGATCGCTATTTTGTAACAATGGTGCCAGCATTCTCCTATTTCATAATTTTAGGATTAAGTGAAATATCCAATAAATTAAAACTTAAAAGTAAAGAAATCAATTTTACTTCTTGGATAATCTCAATATTTTTAGTGATTATTATACTTTCATCTACAATATCATTCATTAATGCTATGCCTAACAAGAAAGATTATATTGTTGAAGATTCCAAAAAAGCTAGTGAATTCCTCAAAAATTATGATTCATCTTATAAATCAAAATTAATTTATTCAGATGTTTGGCCCACATTCAGTTGGTATTTAGAAGCTAATATTAAACCCATGCCTTCATTTAATGATATTAGGGCTTATAATCATGAATTAGAGAAATACAATGTTGATTACTATTTGACTATTTATGGAAATAGAAACTTAACTTCTTATGATAAAATTGGACAATTTGGAACAGTAGGTGTGTATAAGAAAAACTTAAATAAATTTGAAACTAAACCGGTCATGCTTTATATTGGAAAAAACTGGCAAAATTATGTAGAAAATGTTTTGGGTTTCAAAGCATTTATTATAAATGGATTAAGTATGGATTATGGTGCCAAAGAATATGATATTAAAAAGATGAATGAAGATTTGTATCTAGATGATTATTCATTAGATGAGCTAAAAAAATATGATGCAGTACTCCTTTACAATTTTGCTTGGCATGACCAGCATAAAGCGGAAAATTTAATATTAACTTATGTTAAAGATGGTGGCACGGTAATAATAGATCTTTCTGGTAATTTAGATGGCATTTATTATGGTTTAGATGATTCTATATTTTTAAATACATTAATAACCAGAAAAAGTTTGAATGAAAATCCAAAAATTGTTTTTAGCTCGAACCTTACAAACGAATCGATTAAATTCTCTCCCTTTATAACTGAAGATGGTGGAATTTGGTATGGGGCTAATTACGAAGCTCTTGGAGAAAATAAGATAAAAAATCTTGTTGTTGCTGACGGGAAGACGTTGATAGGTATTCAAAAAATAGGAAAAGGAAAAATCATTTGGGTTGGATATAACTTATTTTTCCATGCTTTTTATTATAATAACACTATTGAAAAAGAGATGGTAAAAGATATATTTTCTCTATATACTAAGAATTGATCTTCAAAGGAAAGTTAATTTATGAATTTAAAAGTTATTCTTGCCAAAAGAGACAAATTAATCAAACTTACCATATCTCTTTTAATATTAATCTTTTTATTCAATTTTATTGACTTTAAACTATTTTTTGATAGTATTAAAAATGTAAATCAGTTATTCCTTTTGGCCCTTCTGTTTGTGCCATTGAATATTTTGCTTCGAGCTTACAGATGGAAGATAATTCTAAATCATTACATCAAAATTGTATCTATTAAAGATTCATTTGTACTTAATCTTGTAGGTATTGCTTTAAATATATTTTTACCTGCTAGTTTTGGTGATGTCGCAAAATCTTACTATGGTTACAAATGGCATGGATATAAAGAAGAAATGTTGTCATCCAGCATATTAGATAAATTTTTGGCTCTTTTTTCAGTCTTTATTATTGGTAGTTTAACATCGTTTTTAATAGGATTATATGTATATTCTACATTATCTATAATTTTATCTGTGTTAATGGGAATTACAATATTCTATCCAAAAATAGTTCCCTGGAGCATATTAAATAAGATAACATCTTATTTTATTAAACAGGAGCTAAATGAAAAGAAATTGAAGTTTGCGTTTAATGTTTCAAATAAAATCAAAATCTATTCCTTGTCTATATCGTTGTTGGCATGGTTATTGTTATATTTACAATTTTATTTAATATGTTTATCTTTTTCTATTGAAATTAGTTTTATTTACATCCTAGCAGTATCACCATTAATGAATATAGCTCTATTGTTTCCTTTTACAATTAATGGATTGGGAACGGGGGAAGCTATGGTAACATACCTTTTTAGTATTATTAACATATCCCCTACATTGGCTGTATTGGTTTCTTTAGTTTCACAGATAGTAAATGCCATAATACCAGGAATTTTTGGATTTTTCTTTATTTTAAGGAAATGATTTTTATCTGGTTTCTCATATATTCCATTGGAGTTGAAAAAAATTGAAAGTTTGTATTGTTCCATCTATGTTCCCGAAATATCTAGGGGATTATTATGGTTCCTTTGTTTTTGAAGAAGTTGTTAAACTAGTAGAAAATGAAAATGAAATTCATGTTATTACTCAACACAATTCTGGAATTCCTTATGAAGAATTTATGGAAGGAATTCATGTTCATAGGTTCAAATGGTTAAAACCTAAAAAATTTAAAGCTCTTGTACATTTTACTGGATTTATTGACTATTTAAGATTAATTACATACTTATTTTCTTTATTTTTCTCTTTGATGATTTTGATGAAAAGATATGATTTTGATGTTATTCATGCTCATTCAGTTATTCCAACAGGATTTATCGCATCAATTGTATCTAAACTATTTAATAAACCTTTAATAATAACAGTACATGGAATGGATATTAATAATTTCTTAGGGAATTTTCTCATGTTAAAGTTAATAGTCTTTTCTTTGAATTTATCTAATAATATCATTACAGTAAGTAAAGACCTATATGAAAAAATAATACAGTTGGGTGTAGATAAGGATAAAATAATAATTTTAAGAAATGCAATTGATATAAAAAGATTTAAACCAAAAAAGAATAAACAAATCAGGAAAAAATTCAAAATTGATCCTGAAGATAAATTAATTTTATTTGTTGGGTATTTAGACAAATTTAAAGGTATTTTTGAGGTTGTTGAATCATTTAATATATTAAAATCTAAATATAAAAATTTAAAATTAATGTTTGTAGGTAAAGGACCAAAAAAGATGGAAATACAAAAAATTGTTTCAAAAAATAAAATGGAAGATGATGTTATTTTCACTGGGCAAGTTAAGCCTAAAAAAATTCAAGATTATTATCAGGCTGCTGATTTTTTCGTTTTACCATCCTATTCTGAGGGAGGAGGTCCTCCATTAGTTGTCTTAGAAGCTATGGGATGCGGAATTCCTGTAGTAGTTAGTGATGTTGGTGGCATTCCTGAAGTATTGGAAGATGGAAAAAATTGTTTTTTAGTGCCTCCTCAAAACATTGAAATATTAACCGAGAAATTGGGAAAACTTATTGAGGATGAAGAATTATCCAAAAAATTTTCAATTAAATCGGTTGAATTAGTTCGTAATTATTTTGATATTAACAAAAAAATTATAAAATTGCTTAAAATTTATGGAGAAACATCCTAATTTTCATTTTTTTATTAAATATCTTTTTAATAATTTGTTCTCTTTTTGAATAATATAAAGTTCCCTTTTCAAATTACTTATTTGGGTTGCCACAAATCCGAAAATTAATATTTGAATACCTGAAATTATCATTAAGACCATAAACAACATTAATGGTCTGTTAGGATCAAGAGAACCGTTTAAATATTGGTTAAATAAGTAAATTGCACTTATAATCCCTATAATTAGCATGAAAAACCCAATAAATCCAAATAATATCATTGGTTTTTCATAGAATGAAAATAATAAATGGGAAATGGTGGTTGCTCTAAATCTTAGCTTTGACTCCCCCAATTTTCTCCCCTTTAAAACAGCAGGTATTTCCTTAAATTTATACCTTGTAGCACTGGCTTTGGATAGGATTTCAAGGTTAATGGCTGTACCACTTGATTCTAAATCAAGAGAATCAAGAACATCTTTTCTATATGCTCTTAAGATTCCAGTGACAGTACTTAAATTTTCATCCATGGAAAATCCTACGAATTTGTTTGCCATTTTACTTATAAAAAGTCTAAAAAATGGCACTTCTTCAACTGTTCCTCCAGCCATGTAAGGAGAACCAACCACTATGTCTATTGTTTCATCCTTTTCAAGCTCTTTTACCAGTAAGGGAATATGATTGGGAGAATAACTAAGATCAGCATCTATTGTTACAATTATATCGTATTTAGCTTTTTCAAAACCAGTCCTTAACGCATAACCCATTCCCAAGTTAGTTTGATGTTTTAGTACTTTTACATGTTGATTATTAGATGAAAATTTCTCTGCCAGTTCATAAGTCTGGTCTTTACTACCATCATCTATAACCAAAATTTCATAATCATCATAATTTTGTAGAACTGCTGCAATTTCAGCCAGAGTTTTTGTAACATTTTCCTCCTCATTATACATGGGAATGATTATTGATAGTTTCATGGTACTAATTGAGAAAGAATTATAAATATACTTTGCTAATCTTTGTATAATGAAAATATTAACCATACTTGGAACTAGACCCGAAATTATTAAATTATCTCCACTAATCCCATTGTTGGATAAAGAATTTGAACACACAATAGTCCATACTGGACAACATTACTCTTATCAGATGGATAAAATATTTTTTGAGGAATTGGAGTTAAGGGACTGTGAATATATTCTAAATGTAGGTTCTAGTACTCATGCCAAACAAACAGCAAATATGATGGTTAAAATAGAAAAAGTTCTGATAAAAGAAAAACCGGATATTATTGTTGTTCAAGGTGATACTAACTCAACACTTGCTGGTGCCCTTACTGCATCAAAAATGAACATTCCTGTAGTTCACGTTGAAGCGGGGTGCAGGTCATTTGATAAAAGCATGCCCGAGGAGATAAATCGTATAATAACTGATCATTGTTCTGATCTTTTGTTTGCACCTGATAATCAAGCTTTTAAAAATCTAATTAATGAAGGTATTAATGAAAATCAAATTTATATAGTGGGAAACACTTCGATTGATGCTTGCATACGAATTATGAAAATATCTAGTTATGATATATTAAAGAAATTAAATTTAGAGAAAAATGAATTTGTTTTACTAACCATTCATCGCCAGGAAAATACCGAACATGAAAAATTAAAGGATATTTTAAAGGCTATAAACGAAATTTCAGAAAAAATGAAAATTGTATTTCCAATTCATCACAGAACAAAGAAAGTGATTGATAATTATAACATTAAATTATCTGAAAATATCATTTTAACTCCGCCTTTGGGTTACAAGGATTTTGTTGGTTTACTATCTAATTCAAAATTAGTCATGACTGATTCTGGAGGTATCCAGGAAGAAGCAGCTGTTTTAAATGTTCCTTGTCTGATTTTAAGAGATAATACTGAATGGGGGTATCTGGTTGAGATTGGAAAAAACATGTTAATTGGTTCCAATTACAATAAGATAATGGAAAAAGTAGAGGTTTTAATGAATAATAAGACACTTTTAGATAATATGAGAAATATTAGAGCACCAATAAAAGTTGGCGCAGCTAAAAAAATTGTTGATATATTAATGGAAGTCAATACTAATTTATAGGCCTATTGCTTTGAAAATAAAACCTTCATTAGTCACATCTTCTGGTTTGAATATACGCCTACCATCTACAAAAATACATTTATTAACTACATCATTTCTCACTTTATTCAAATCCAGCTTTTTGAATTCTTCATGTCCAGTTGCGATGATTATGCAATCTACTTCTTTCAAGCATTCATACATGTCATTGTAATGTTCAACATTTAGATCAGTAACATGGCTTATGTAAGGATCAAAAGTCTTAATTTTTAAATTATATTTATCTAAATAATTAATTATGTCTTTAGATGGTGAATATCTGTAATCATCTGTATTTTCCTTGTACGAAACTCCTAAAATACCTATAGTTGATCCTTCAAGATCTTTCCCTGCTTCTTTTAACCCCTCTTTTACAAGATCTACTACATGCTGTGGCATAAAGTCATTTATTTTACGGGCATTTTCAAGCAGATTAACATCCAATCCTATTTTTTTGGCTTCATCAATTAGATAATAGGGATCCATAGGTATACAGTGGCCTCCTACACCTGCACCTGGCCTTAAAATGTTACAAAATGGTTGTGTATTGGCAACATCTATAATTTCCATAACATCTATTCCTAATTTTCCAGATAGTAATGCCAGTTCATTGGCAAAGGCTATGTTAATGTCACGGTAAGTGTTTTCCACAACTTTTTCCATTTCTGCGGTCTTAGGATTTTTAACAGTTATAACACCCTTTTCATTTATGAAACTGTACAGTGCTGAGGCAATTTCAGTACTCTTTTTATCAATACCACCCACAATCTTAGGATAGTTTTTTCTTATATCATCCACTACCTGGGGTGATTGTACTCTCTCTGGACAAAAAGCCAGGCCAAAATCTGCACATGCTTTAAGACCACTTTCCCGCTCTAGAATATCTTTAACTACTCCTTCAGTTGTACCTGGAGGTACTGTACTTTCAATTATTACAATACTTCCTTTTTTAAGGCCTTTTCCTACAAATTCAGTTGCTTTCTCGACTGCTGTAATATCTGGCTCTTTGTCAGTGCTTATAAGGGTGGGTACAACCATTATGATTATATCACTGTCTTTTGCAGCTCCTGTTGAATCAGTGACGGCTTTGAATTTACCATTTTCAATACATTTTTTTAGTAATTCAGGAACTTTAGGTTCATAGTGTGGTAAAATTCCTTTGTTCAATAGTTCAACTGTTTTCAGGTTAATGTCCACGCCAGTAACGTTTAATCCACTATTTGCAAAAACAAGTGCCAGAGGTAAACCTACTTTACCTAAACCAACCACCATGATTTTTAAATTTGAGTTTTGTAACGATTTTTTTATTAAATCATTATCCATTTCCATAAGATTCATAATATCACCTGTAATGGTTAAATTTTCATATTATTGACTTTTTCTATTGATAATATATTTAATAATGGGATTAAAAAAGAAGAAAATTTTTTTAAAAATTAACCTATTCTGTTAGGTACTTTAAGGTAGGGAGGAAGTGGTTTTATTCGGGCTGGTGCCCCTATAGCAAGATACCATGGTGGAACGCTTCGAGTTACAATTGCACCTGCAGCAACCATGGCTCCTTCACCTACTTCCACGCTTGATAAAAATGTGGAATTTGCACCAATGGACGCTCCTCTACGTATAATGGGACCTTTAAGTTTATAATCAACTCGAATAGGGTATTTGTCATTAGTAAAACATGCACAAGGACCGATAAATACATTATCTTCTATTAAAACATTGGTAGGTATGTATACATTGGATTGGATACTTACATTATTTCCTATTCTGCAGTGACCTTCTATCACTGAATTAGTACCTATTAATACATCATCACCGATTACTGTTTTTTCACGAACTATAACGTTGTGACCGGTTCTGAAGTTATTTCCTATTTTTACATCGTCATAAATAATGGAATTAGATCGTATAAGTGAATTTTTTCCTATAAGGGGAGATTTGCTTCCTTTCTTATATTTAACACCAATGTCTACATTTTCAGTATTTTCAGTTCTAACTGGTATTTTGGTGTTTTCATTTTTGAAGAAAAATTCTCTGAAACTTGACATTATTTACCCCTTCTTTTTATTAGATTTATATGGTTAAATAGGTTTCCAATATGAAATATGGCATTGGTCACACTTACACCTATATCAGTTTTGGCATCTTTAACTCCATTTTTAAATCCATTTACAGGTCCTTCCACTTTCCAATCTGCAGGTTCATTTAAAACATGTAAAAATGCGGATAGTCTAAAGCAGAATATTATTAATCTGTATATTGGTAGTAATAAAACATAATGGAATGATTCTTCAATTTTTTCCTGAGTAGCGGGATTAGAATGATGGTATGCAAACAATATAACAACAGAATCAATGAAAACATAGAACAGGTACATTAAAAGAGCTACTAATGGTAATATTGATATATAAAGCCCTAAAATAGGGAACATCAATAATATAAATACCCATATTATCCTGGGAAAAGCAATGGTGTGATCAATAAATAAGATTCTGGGAAGTCCCAGTAAATCGTAGTATTTGAAGGTCTTTTTTTTCAATGTTTTTATGTAATTAGTAATTTTGGATTTGATATAGGAACCTGCCAGATTTATGAGTTTAGGGTCTCTTTGATCTTTTATAATTCCCAAAATATCTTTTAAAGTTTCCTGATCTAGGCGAGGTTCTTCCTGACGCATTGCTGCAACTTCCAGCTGCCCCCGAGACCATCTAACTCTCTGAGAATAGAGGGTGTCATAATCAGTTATAGCATCTGCAAAGGCAACTGCATCCGGAACATTAACTATTTTGATCTTCTTTTTATGAAGCATCATGGTTGCGTGCATGTCTTCAGAAACAGTCACTGGCCAGTATCCTCCGATTTTTCCGATAATATTTCTTCTAAATGCTGAAAAAGCTCCGGACATTGTATAAATTGAATATACAAATGATTGATAGCTTCTTTCAAAGTTGAAAGAGCTCAAATATTCTAAAAATTCTGATTTAGAAAAGAACATTTTCATAAAATCGTCTTTTTTTGTTTCATCCCACTGTATTTCTATGTATCCGGTGGCTGCTCCTACTAATGGGTTTTCAATGAAAGGTTTTGCAATATTTATCAGTGCACTGCTAGCAATTTTTATGTCGGCGTCAATGGTTACTATTATTTCGCCTTGGGTTTGTTTTATTCCTGTATTTAAGGTGTGAACTTTACCTGTATGACCTTTTTCAATAATTTTAATTTCTTTTCCATGAATAATGGCATCAACCTGACATCTTTTAACAATATTTACAGTCTCATCCGTAGAGCCGTCGTCAACAACTATCAATTCCAATTTATTTTTAGGATAATCACTTTCTATCAATGAAATTAAACATTTTTGAATATTAGCTTCTTCGTTATGGGCTGGTATTACCACACTCATTTTTGGCAGAAGATCCACGTTAACTGGTGTTTTATCTAGTTTTAGAATAGATTTACGGGATAAGTATAATTTTATTGGTATTAAAAGTCCGTCAATTAATACGGCTATTAATATCCAGGTCGTCCAGACCATTAAACTTACCCAAAGGGGATCTTCCATTAAAAACACCTATTATTCAAATTTGCCTGATTTTATCTTGTCTCGTACAATGTCCAGTGTGGGTCTGGTTAAGAGATACCAGTACAGAACCACCACAAACGCAAAAAATATTAATTTACCCACTATAGCATGGGCAAAGTACAGGGAAGTTTTTCCAAATATATTAACAATATATACTATACTTAACATCCTAATTAAATTTGCCACATAAGTTATAGCAATCCCTATAAATGCAAATTTAAATTTTCTACTCCAACTGTAACCGGGATAGAGTAATAATAAGCCTGCAAGAACACTAATTTCTATTATGGATGAGCATTCGAATCCAATCCCAAATATACTCCACCCTGTTGGATCTGGGAAGATGAATGCATTGGGAGGTAAAAAATTAGAGGGAATACCCAAAAAGGATGCAATGTAAGCAATGTTTAAGGCTTCTATCCCCATAAGATAATTGTCATATCCAGTTAGAATAAGGAATGAGATAATGAATGAAACTACAGCTATTGCTCCAGCAGCGTAAAATGTCAGCCACCATCTTTTTTTTCGAGCCAGTGCTGCTATAGCCATTAAAAACCCAGCGATAGCTACTATGAACCAGGGCGAAGGTACTGAGTAAAAAGTAGTAACTCTAGTAACATGACCAATGCGACCCCTACTGGTTCTATAAGTCCAATAAGCTCTTATAGTATAGGTACCTTCCGATGGAAAATCTTCGTTATCTGTATTCCAGGTATAAGTATAATCACGGTTCTGGTTGTCTAATCTAGGCACGTTATATGTAATACTTTTACTATAACTACCACGGGTTATGGTGAGAGTGCATTGACTTGGTCGTATATATTCTCCACCACCACTCATATGATTAGTACATATAAATTGTATAGGACCTTGAGTTTCATATGGGGCCCCAACTGGAGTTAATTCTGTAATTGAACCATGGGCTGCAGCATTTACAGGATTCGCCAGTAAAGATATTGCACTTATTAATGCTATAAATAAAATAAAATATTTTATTTTCACTTAAACACCGTTTTGTATAAATTTATGTTATAATGGTTTATTTTTTCTTATTGTTATTATATATAAGTTCATAAATTATTTTTAGAATACTGATGATAAATCATAATTAAATTAGTAAATAATAGGAATGAGAGATTTGAAATTTAGGGAAGAATCAATTGTCAAAAAAATTGCTAAAATAAGGAGTGAAATTGGACATAAACCAGTTGAATCCAATATTATACGAGTTCTTTTTGATGATAAAAATAATGATCTGGTGATTGTAGCTGCAGATCGTAGTGACAAGTCTAATATTATAGGAAAAGGGGGATGGGTGGTAGGCAGACTCAAAGAAGAACTTGGAGTAAAATCAATACACGTGGTTTCTAATTCAGATATAATATTGCGCAGATACAACATGGAATTATCTTTAACAAAATTAAAATCAGTTATAAATATTTACAATAAGGAAAATCCCCTTAACAATTTAAAAATTCTATTAAAATACAGAATGGAACATATCTATAATTTTAATTTTAAAAATTTCATGGAAACTAATTTTTATAAAGAATCAAAACAAAATCAAGCAGTTGTTGCATTGTCAGGTGGTGTTGATAGTAGTTTTTCACTAATTCTGGCTAAATATATGGGTTTTAATCCTGTTGCAGTGACAGTTGATCCAGGCAGCATAATTCTTCCTAAACATTTTCATTTTAATATTGACAATCTATGTCATGATCTAGGTGTGGAACACCATTACATAACTGTGAAAATGGATGAAGTTATAGAAGAATCTTTAGAAGGTAAATATCATCCCTGTGGTAGATGTTCTAAAATTATTGAAGATACAGTAATTGAATACGCCAAAAAAATGGATATCCCCATGGTAATTTATGGTGATATGTTATCAAGTGGTTCCCAGTCTATATTATGTGAAAATAAGTTAATTAAAATTAATTTACCAGCCCTATTATCTGTTACAAAAAGTGAAATAAAAAATTTAACATTAAAACTAGGTATAAAAGGGTCAGGCTTTTATGGCTGCCCATTACTCTTTGAAGTGCATAAAAAATATCCACACATGAAGAAATTTTCTCTTCAAAGGATTTTTCGCGAAACCAGGGCTGGTGCCTTGGAACCGGGCGAAGCGCTAGATTTAGCTTGGAACTTATTTAAAAAGGGTAAATAACCCGTATATTATAAGGAAGATTCCAACTAAATATCCCACTAGCTGTGGATATATAAGCATAATTATACCGATTATTAATGCAATAACTCCGATAATTCTAGGGTCCATTTTATCTGTCATGACTTTTATTATGATCTAGAACATATATAAAATTTATGAAATTATCTAAAAGAAAATTTTGTCCTAACTGTGGTTCTTCCCAAATTAAATGGGTTATTCCTCAAATGTGGTCTGTATGGGAGTGTAATAATTGTGGATACACTGGTGCAATTGTAATTGAAGATGAAGAGCTAGCAGAAGAAATTAAAAAGAATTACTCAAAGAAAGAGGATGTTAAATAATTTTATTCTTTTTAAATAAAAATAAGGGTTTAAATCATTACAACAGGTTTATGACTATTAATATTGTAAAACCGGTTTTTTAAAACGGTTTAAATTATTGTTCTTGGATATATTTCCTTAACTTAACAATAACCTTTTTAACAGCATCAGGGGAACATCCACCCCAAACATTCCTCATTTTAATATTTTCATAAGGATTCAATGCTCTTTTTAGTTTTTCATCATCTAAGTCCAAATTATTTCCAGTAACATCTTTGGAGATGGTGTTTAAGAATTTTGAATCAATATCTGTAGGTGTTAAACCTTCACTTATAGCAACAGTTACCATCCGACCCACTATTTTATGTGCAACTCTAAATGGTAAATTTTTTTCTCTTACCATTAAATCGGCAACATCAGTTACCGTGGAAAAATTAGAATTAGCCTGCTCAAGGCAGTGTTTTTTATTTATATTAACGGTTGTTAGCATCGCACTGACAATATTTAACATTTCCTTAGAAATATCCACTGTATTCCATAGATGTGGAGTTATTTCTTGAAGGTCACGATTGTAACTGTAGGGTAAGGCCTTTAATATGGTTAAAATAGTTGTTAACTCGCCCTGTAGAATTGCAGATTTTGCCCGGGCAATTTCAGCCACATCAGGATTCTTTTTCTGAGGCATTATAGATGAAGTTGATGAGAATTCATCTGAAATTTCCACATAACCAAATTCATAGGTACTCCATATTATTAGCTCTTCACAAATCTTACTTATAGTAGAAGAGAGCATACTCAAAGCAAAAACAGTTTCTGCAATAAAATCTCTGGAGCTAACCCCATCAATAGAGTTATCCATCATAGAATTAAAACCTAGGAGTTCTGTGGTTCGTTCCCGGTTGATGGG harbors:
- a CDS encoding glycosyl transferase family 2, coding for MKLSIIIPMYNEEENVTKTLAEIAAVLQNYDDYEILVIDDGSKDQTYELAEKFSSNNQHVKVLKHQTNLGMGYALRTGFEKAKYDIIVTIDADLSYSPNHIPLLVKELEKDETIDIVVGSPYMAGGTVEEVPFFRLFISKMANKFVGFSMDENLSTVTGILRAYRKDVLDSLDLESSGTAINLEILSKASATRYKFKEIPAVLKGRKLGESKLRFRATTISHLLFSFYEKPMILFGFIGFFMLIIGIISAIYLFNQYLNGSLDPNRPLMLFMVLMIISGIQILIFGFVATQISNLKRELYIIQKENKLLKRYLIKK
- a CDS encoding UDP-N-acetylglucosamine 2-epimerase (non-hydrolyzing) gives rise to the protein MKILTILGTRPEIIKLSPLIPLLDKEFEHTIVHTGQHYSYQMDKIFFEELELRDCEYILNVGSSTHAKQTANMMVKIEKVLIKEKPDIIVVQGDTNSTLAGALTASKMNIPVVHVEAGCRSFDKSMPEEINRIITDHCSDLLFAPDNQAFKNLINEGINENQIYIVGNTSIDACIRIMKISSYDILKKLNLEKNEFVLLTIHRQENTEHEKLKDILKAINEISEKMKIVFPIHHRTKKVIDNYNIKLSENIILTPPLGYKDFVGLLSNSKLVMTDSGGIQEEAAVLNVPCLILRDNTEWGYLVEIGKNMLIGSNYNKIMEKVEVLMNNKTLLDNMRNIRAPIKVGAAKKIVDILMEVNTNL
- a CDS encoding acyltransferase — translated: MSSFREFFFKNENTKIPVRTENTENVDIGVKYKKGSKSPLIGKNSLIRSNSIIYDDVKIGNNFRTGHNVIVREKTVIGDDVLIGTNSVIEGHCRIGNNVSIQSNVYIPTNVLIEDNVFIGPCACFTNDKYPIRVDYKLKGPIIRRGASIGANSTFLSSVEVGEGAMVAAGAIVTRSVPPWYLAIGAPARIKPLPPYLKVPNRIG
- the argH gene encoding argininosuccinate lyase, which codes for MNLRAGRLKKKMSDEAASFTSSLEFDKRIFEADVDCNIAHTTMLKEEGIIPEETALKILKALKELKGEGIDALDLDPSVEDIHMAVENYVTGKIGETAGFMHTAKSRNDQVATDLRLVLKYEIESIKKDILNFMEKILDMAENHTDTVWVGYTHLQHAQPTTFAHHLLAYANALKRDCERLSDAYKRVDMNPLGSAALTTTTFPINRERTTELLGFNSMMDNSIDGVSSRDFIAETVFALSMLSSTISKICEELIIWSTYEFGYVEISDEFSSTSSIMPQKKNPDVAEIARAKSAILQGELTTILTILKALPYSYNRDLQEITPHLWNTVDISKEMLNIVSAMLTTVNINKKHCLEQANSNFSTVTDVADLMVREKNLPFRVAHKIVGRMVTVAISEGLTPTDIDSKFLNTISKDVTGNNLDLDDEKLKRALNPYENIKMRNVWGGCSPDAVKKVIVKLRKYIQEQ